Genomic DNA from Prunus persica cultivar Lovell chromosome G1, Prunus_persica_NCBIv2, whole genome shotgun sequence:
TCACGTTGCCTTTTAAAAGCCACACAACCATATTTGTACAATTTGAGTGACAAAGTCAAAAGAATTTTCCACAGAAAAGAATTAATTTGTAGgctaaagaaaaatcaaatcataatATATGTCAGTGTTAccaattaatttttaagtGGAAAATGTTGGAAACACTGACTTATatcatgatttgatttttctttgggATGGGCGGCCAATTTTGAAACGTATTAGCTTCTTTGAGAAGCCTGTGCAACATTTATGCGTGCGTGAAACACTCAGTGGATTGATCCATTAGAGAAGATAAAATAATGGTGTCATTCGGACAGACTTGGGCAATTGATCCGGCAACAAGTCTTTCACCAAGTTGGTCCCTTCGGCATGAACTATTCTCAGAAATTGTCTTGGCTTGAATTGGCTTGAGTTGAATAACATTTAACCGATGTTTGGTGATGCTTGGATTGAGactaaatttaaattgattaaaatatcaagaaATAGGATGATATATTTCAACTTCTGTTCTTCTGTACAAACGTGGGTTAAAAATATTCCaaagttttatttaataaggtttattttttaggtttataCGGGTTTTAAATTTGAGGGCATTTGTGTCTATTTAAGTGAGATTTTTGCTatgtttgaaatattttacaaaaactgacatttttgaaattaaagatcaaattttggctatttttaataaattctcCGTCTTAATTGTGTTATTTAACTtcatttaataaaatttctttaataaaggtatttttaaacaataattaaattacgatCCCATAAATTAAAACTCTTCTCTTTCAAAGGCAAGGACAATATAACAGCTACTATCAATCCGttttttttaggtttataCGGGTTTTAAATTTGAGGGCATTTGTGTCTATTTAAGTGAGATTTTTGCTatgtttgaaatattttacaaaaactgacatttttgaaattaaagatcaaattttggctatttttaataaattctcCGTCTTAATTGTGTTATTTAACTtcatttaataaaatttctttaataaaggtatttttaaacaataattaaattacgatCCCATAAATTAAAACTCTTCTCTTTCAAAGGCAAGGACAATATAACAGCTACTATCAATCCGTCGTCGTTTAGCTGTAATACGATAACATTACCCAGAAAGAGCTTCCATTGCGAGAGCGCGCGAGACAGATGAGAAAGCCGTTAAACCAAAATCTCATTTCTGCCCTCACCGCCTCCAACCTTTCCCGCCAAAATCAATTGTCACCTTCTCATCTCATACAACAGCTCCGGAGCTGCAAAGATTCCGATTCTGCAAAGTCGTTACATTCCAACGGTATAAAGTCTGGGTCTTTATACGACACATTCACCACCAACCATCTCATCAATTGCTATGTCAGACTCCAAAGAATTGACCTTGCAAGCCagttgtttgatgaaatgcctGAACCAAACGTTGTGTCATGGACTTCGCTCATGGCCGGTTACGTCGATACGGGTCAGCCCAGAATGGCTCTGTGGGTCTTTGGGAAAATGCCCGAGTGTTCTGTTCTGCCCAATGAGTTCACTTTTGCCACTGTGATTAATGCGTGTTCGATTCTTGCTCACCTTAGAACTggcaaaaaaattcatgcgcTTGTTGAACTTTTGGGATTTCAATCCAACCTTGTTGTCTGCTCTTCGCTGGTTGATATGTACGGGAAGTGCAATGATGTCGACCATGCCCAGCGGGTTTTCGACTTGATGGGTTGTAGGAATGTTGTTTCATGGACTTCAATTATTGCTGCTTATGCCCAAAATGCACAGGGTGATGAAGCGCTCCAACTTTTCAGAGAATTTAATCGTTTGATGTTGGAGCGTCCGAATCATTTTATGTTAGCTAGTGTTGTCAATGCTTGTGCAAGCTTGGGTAGGTTGGTTTCTGGGAAAGTTGCACATGGAGCGGTAATTCGTGGTGGCTATGATTCGAATGCTGTCATTGCCAGTGCACTGCTGGACATGTATGCTAAATCTGGGTGCGTTGAGTATTCTGACAAGGTTTTCAGGAGAATCCGAAATCCCTCTGTAATACCCTACACTTCAATGATTGTGGCTGCTGCAAAGTATGGACTCGGGAGAATGTCTCTTCAACTCTTTCAAGAAATGATCGATAGAAGAATAAAACCCAACGATGTCACCTTCGTTGGGGTCCTGCATGCTTGTAGCCATTCAGGGCTTGTTGATGAAGGTCTCCAGCAGTTGGAATCCATGCATGAGAAACATGGAATAACCCCAACTGCAAAGCACTACACATGCATTGTTGATATGCTTGGTAGAACTGGCCGGCTTAACGAGGCTTACGAACTAGCCAAATCTATCCAAGCAGAGGCCAACCAAGAGGCCTTGTTGTGGGGCACACTTCTTTCAGCAAGTAGGCTTCATGGAAGGGTAGATATTGCAGTTGAAGCTAGTCGACGATTAATAGATTCCAATCAACAAGTAGTAGGTGCATATGTTACATTATCAAATGCttatgccttgaatggggagTGGGAAACTGCTCATGATCTTCGGTTAGAAATGAGGCGTACCGGGGTGCAAAAAGAACCCGGTTGCAGTTGGGTTGAGATGAAGGATTCAAGTTATGTGTTCTATGCCGGAGATGTGTCATCGTGCACACGGGGGAGCGAGGTAGTGACTTTGTTGAGGGAGTTGGAgggaaaaatgaaacaaagagGCTATGTAGGAGGGAGTAGGGGATTGGTATTTGTTGATGTGGAGGAGGAAGCCAAGGAGGGAATTGTAGGTCTGCACAGTGAGAGATTGGCATTAGGTTTTGCGTTGTTAAGCATACCAAAAGGAGTCACTATTAGAATAATGAAGAACCTCAGAATGTGTAGGGACTGTCATGAGGCTTTCAAGCTCATTAGTGATATTGTTGAGAGGGAATGCGTTGTTAGAGATGTAAACAGATTTCATCACTTTAAAAGTGGTTCTTGCACTTGTAGGGATTTTTGGTGATGAACATCCGATTTCTGTGTATATCTTTAACAATCTCAATGGCAGTAGGAATATTTACTGTTTAATTAATTCCACAAAGgacatgaaaatttgaaaaacccATGAACAGATTTGAAAATGCAACAAAAAAGcaccatttttttcttctcaagttGTCATTTTAATCAAACACCTGAGTGGAAACCCTGGCAAAATCTTCGTAAAAGACAATGCGGGTACATAATTAAATGAACAATGATAAGAACAAATAACTCGAAGGTTAAAGAAAGCCTGATAGCTCTATTATTACTTTAATCATTATTGTTCATGAATGATACATATTGCACAGAATTCTGGAGGCAACTCAGCATATGCTTTTTATTCAGCCCGCACTGAAAAGAACATTGAATATtggaataaaaacaaaaaaacaaaagtgtaCAGAAAATACGTTATGTCAATAACAAGCAAATGCTGCTGCCTGCAACGAAGTCAAAGCACCCATATCCTCCTTCCAAAACCAACCAAGATGCCGCTTTCATTGATCAAAATCATCACAATAACACCGCTTCAATACCTGTATGATCCATTGGAAAATATCCTGCTTCCCCAtgataaaagaacaaatttaacaacaataataatcaTCTTAAAAAGGATGTCTTATCATTTCAAGGCAAAACTGAAATCAACTAACTATTTGCCTATCTGGTAAGACTGGTGTATTAAACCTACAgagcaaaataaaaatgggcATTTTCAAATGACAGGAAAGTAAAACACCACCCCCCACGGccccaccccaaaaaaaaaacttacttaaAAGGACTTGCTACTTTTAGCATAATGAACTGGCTGTATATAATCGGACAAaaaatcagagagagagagagcaccaCCATGGAATTACGGGCGAGTGATTAGTGAAGCCGGTGTATATGATCACCCTCCTCGGGGCAAGCTGCCTTAAAAcctattgttaaaaattgttgtgcaCTGAATTTCAATGTAAAGCAGCCATATGAGTTACCAACATACATAAGATCTACAATATCATGAAATATGTTCGCCAGAACCTCATTATAAATATAACATTGATAACTCAAACAATCAAATGGCATATAGTAGCACAATATAAGCTTCTAAAATCAACGAATGACACTGCATGAAATATCAGTGAAAACAGGAAAACCAATCACTAGAGTGCCTGGAAAACAATGAGCATTTGCACTCAGTTACTGCATGTATAACTAAACTGTCCAAAATACTGCCACCCAATAAGCAAACCAGTCTGACCAACACTAGGACCAAATAAGTGAATTGCAGTTATGGTTTATGAACACAGCATATAAATCTTCTTACTGAAAATTAAATAGCAAGTATATACTTGAACTCACATGCAATGACGGTCCTAGAGTGCGTACTCCATGTAGGTCACAAGTCTGAACTTCTCAGCAACTGCTCAGAGACCAAGTAAAAAAACCGAAGCTCTTTAATTATCACGGTCACCTACACTAACATAAAAAATCCCACGGTAAACTCAACATACTGAAAAGTTTATTATGGGAAAGAGATTTCCTCCATTATTGCCTATAGATAGTGAAGTAAAAGATTACGTACCTGAAGATTAAATTTCATATCCTTGGAAAGCTGGCACAATCAATACACGAAAGCTTAAGCTTGATGATTTTCCTACAAATATAAGGCAACCTTGTCCAAGAATTTGGTTTCCAttccttcaaaattttaataaatagcaacaaaacagaaaatgctTGATAGAGCATTGACCAGTCACCACTATATCAGCAGTCAACCTCCTCAAAATGGTTGCCTAAGAGTATCATCCAATCTctatagatatttttttttttttaccctcAAGCTCCGAATCACAGgagccaaaaaacaaaaataacttAACTATTACATAATCTCTGAGCTGTGCTGGCGAACAATTAAttcatttcctctttttcccaATCCATGAAAACTATGGGTGAGCATGCTGTGCCCTTATCCACGTCAAGAATAGACTTAACttgcaaaaaaaatacattacaAAATTTGCTAATCAATCTCACTTTGTACACATGTACAGAAGGGCAATGAACTGTCAGTGACTCGCCTCTTTGCAGATTTCAAGTGACAGTCCACGTAGGCATCCTGCCTGCTTAGGAGAGAAACCATAAAAATGTCCAATATATACAGGGTTGACTTAGTCTCTAGCACCACCAAATTTGGATCGACTTATGGCCTCCATTGCAAGCTTAACCAGACGGATGAGTTCCTCTAAATCTTGGAAGCTGAAATCAATGACCCTCTTAATAGAACAAATACAATCATTCTTATGTGCATCTTCCAGGGTTGCGCACGCAGCTGCAAAAGCATTCTGGGACTTTCTTGTTGCTTCCATTGCAAAATTTACATCCTGTGTCTGCAAAATAATACATACTAATCTTACCCTCTTGTAACACCCTGGTAAAACCATGTCATACAATCATCTGTGCGTCAATATCTTACTGGTCCTACATGAGATGCCTATGACTTCATAATCCAACTAACCATGTAAAAAATGGAAGCAAAAGAAATCCAGTATGAGCATCAAAAGCCAACCAACTAAAAGTCATAGATATGCATTAAATTGGCTGTCCAGAAAGAAAGTTCATATACCtgaaaataattttcatgATAATTGCAAGTCACACAAGATGCTTGtatgtttttccttttaaaagaaaaaaagggtcaACTTGGAGGCTTTCATGCATTAAAAGGTCTTTTGTCCGCTGAAACTCCAATAACAAACAATTGGCTAATCTAGGACAACATGCACTAGCCAGTAGCTGGCAATTCTCATTCAGATTTCTCGACACTGACACTTTTATCCAGTATATATCCATGATTCATAGTACTGACTCCTTAGTCCTGAATAagtgaatttaataccttgaACGAAAAATTCTTTAGGAAGTTAACAATATTCATATAGAGACTGAGTGCAAGATCAAATCAACTTACAAAGTCAAGCAGCCTGACAAAATTCGGGCGGTTTCGAGCAACAACAACATGGTTTCCAGAAACATGAGAACCAGTACCCTTGGACAATACAGCCTTTTCTGCTATCACTTGGTTGTTCAAGTTATCCACATCTGATGCAGAAGACGATGGAGACTCACCTAAACAGTAAAGGGttttaaaagggaaaaaaagtgtGAGTTGCTTGGTATTCCATTCTCagtgaaagcaagaggaactACATGATTGTTTGGAAATATCGATGTTTAAACTAGAACAAATGATTTACAACTTCAAATCGCAAGCATCTCCTAAGGAAAGAACAGAAATGAAACTtggaaacaaaatcaaaagatcATCACATAAATCAGCCAGGAATCCTGAACATATTCATAACCTGCTCCATTACCTGGAGGAGCTATATTGAGAGTAACTTGCAACTCATGCCGATCTCTGTTTGTACTAGAATGTTTACAGTAAACTACCCTCATGTATGCCACCTCCATGCATTTATAGGCCAGGGCAGCGGAAGCCACTTCGTTGCGGGTTTCATATTCATGGGCACATAATCTGTGAATTCAAAAGGTTCAGCACAGAGCCAGGCACAGGTATAGCAACgaagaaatgaaaacttcAAAACAGTATAGTAGGTTACATATTAAGTAAAGTCATTACATATTACACAAAGTTAAAAGTAACCATATCCAAATTAAAAGATAGCAAATTGGGCTATTGACAagtcaaataaataatgaagaaCTAATATGAAACTCATAAAAATAAGCCGAATGTATCTATCACATATTAGAaataaacatatccatatGCACATGGTGAAATTTAATAAGGGCTTGCATCTCAACTATTAGATCATATATAAGCAGCCGAGTGTAATGGCTGAGACATAAGTCTCAGTCCTTGTTAGACCACATCCATATATGCGTGTGTCTATAGAGAAACTCTCTACTTCTTAAGTCTAACTTGTTTCTCAATCGTTAGATCAGATATGGATAATTGAGAGGCTTGTTGCATGCAATACATCTCAAAagtccatttttgctttaaaAGCTAATAAGCAAGACCTCGTTTAAGAACTTTATTTAAGCACCCTAGGAGATATATATACTTCAATGCGTTTTATGGTGCCTCACCACGTTGGGGCGTAAGTCTTTCATGCttagaaatattataataaatataaacatatattctatataatgaaaaacaaataattcaaCAACTAAGGTTTGTCATTTAACCAAAATTATATACCAATCAAgcaaaaaacatatatttcaACAAGATCCACCAAACTTAAATTTAGGGGTGACATGGAACTGGTGCAAAATTCCCTTGAATATGCCGAAATCTATAACTATATGGGTGATACAAAATTTTTAGGGGCTTTAGGGTAAATTTAGGGGGAAGAATTCGCGCACAGCAAAGAGGGGAGAGAAACTCATGCTTCGGTCTGCGAGAGGAGAGttcttaaaaattgaaaaacagggtcaaaatgacgtcgttttggccctGGAAACctttttctaaaataaaaaaggggaacaaaaccctaaaacgCAGCGCCATGCACCTCCAGCGTGCCTCAAGTGTGCCTCCGCCACACCTCAATTGCGTCGCGCCCTGCTTTGGATGCTTCACTGCATTTTTCGAACGCCTCGCACTGAGGCACGCCTCAACACAGGccttttaaaatattgataTACTTAGCTCTAGTAAGGATCTAAGGACGCAATCCTGAGCTGTTAGATCTCTTTTATAAACAAGATTAAAACACTGAAAATAGGGACAAAAATGGGCCGATGCAAGAAAAGCCATATACAAATTGCTTGGGTTTGGCTTAGAAAATGGAGTACCAAACAAGGACAAGCATGGATTAACAAGGTCGCTTGAGCTctgatcaaaagaaaaaactccaACAGTGGAGTAAGCATGCTTTATGTACCTCACAGATTAGAAGAAGCATCTATTAGAGTCAAACTTACGAGTAAATGGACCCTCTTCAGtgttaatattttcttaaaactcaaaacccaagAAGTTAGTATTAAAGTCAACTCAATCAAGGAGAAGAGTTTCGACAATCTAATTACAGTATTAGAATGAGAAACAACTATGTTTCTTAAACTTAGGGCATTTAACTTACTCGCAAAGTTTAGCTGTAGTACTGTACACTTGCAACTGAGTCATATCTCCATGTTTGCCATTCTCACTACTGCAACTTTCTAAAAGCACGGCTCCTTGGAGAAACTTCAGAGCAGCTTGGAAGTAAGCCTCACTACTTTCGAAATCAAACCCAGAGTCCTACAAAACCAAAGTACGGATTAAGAGAACAGAAAAACAACATCGTATTAATCCTGTAAAGATAAGCTAAAAGCCAaataagaacaagaagaaaccTTAAGATAATCAGCATAGTCTCTGAGCCTTTTAGCTTCTTTTAGG
This window encodes:
- the LOC18789772 gene encoding pentatricopeptide repeat-containing protein At4g15720, with the protein product MRKPLNQNLISALTASNLSRQNQLSPSHLIQQLRSCKDSDSAKSLHSNGIKSGSLYDTFTTNHLINCYVRLQRIDLASQLFDEMPEPNVVSWTSLMAGYVDTGQPRMALWVFGKMPECSVLPNEFTFATVINACSILAHLRTGKKIHALVELLGFQSNLVVCSSLVDMYGKCNDVDHAQRVFDLMGCRNVVSWTSIIAAYAQNAQGDEALQLFREFNRLMLERPNHFMLASVVNACASLGRLVSGKVAHGAVIRGGYDSNAVIASALLDMYAKSGCVEYSDKVFRRIRNPSVIPYTSMIVAAAKYGLGRMSLQLFQEMIDRRIKPNDVTFVGVLHACSHSGLVDEGLQQLESMHEKHGITPTAKHYTCIVDMLGRTGRLNEAYELAKSIQAEANQEALLWGTLLSASRLHGRVDIAVEASRRLIDSNQQVVGAYVTLSNAYALNGEWETAHDLRLEMRRTGVQKEPGCSWVEMKDSSYVFYAGDVSSCTRGSEVVTLLRELEGKMKQRGYVGGSRGLVFVDVEEEAKEGIVGLHSERLALGFALLSIPKGVTIRIMKNLRMCRDCHEAFKLISDIVERECVVRDVNRFHHFKSGSCTCRDFW